A genomic stretch from Bradyrhizobium quebecense includes:
- a CDS encoding prepilin peptidase, producing the protein MTAQTFCRIFSASRSLLTITIPQTHCSNENALFNARELLQHSVFTRHTCPATMPVDREALYFIASYGALCVLCCTVALIDLRHGIIPDWLNLAIAALGLAHVVITESMTAAFSAMATAALVGALFFLLKRLYFALRHVDGLGLGDVKFLAAATIWVGAAGIPTVLLIAALAALAVAGSLQLAGHEMKRQTSIPFGPFLALGLLLTPALQNWLELN; encoded by the coding sequence GTGACAGCGCAGACTTTTTGTCGCATCTTTTCTGCTTCGCGATCGTTGTTGACGATCACAATCCCGCAAACGCATTGCTCGAATGAAAATGCACTGTTCAACGCGCGCGAGTTGTTGCAACACAGTGTGTTCACGCGTCACACTTGTCCCGCCACCATGCCAGTCGATCGCGAAGCTCTTTATTTCATTGCATCTTACGGCGCGCTTTGCGTGCTGTGCTGCACCGTCGCGCTGATCGATCTGCGCCACGGCATCATTCCCGATTGGCTGAATCTTGCGATCGCGGCACTCGGGCTTGCGCATGTCGTCATCACTGAAAGCATGACAGCCGCATTCAGTGCCATGGCGACCGCCGCTCTCGTCGGCGCCCTGTTCTTTCTGTTGAAGCGCCTCTACTTCGCCTTGCGGCATGTGGACGGCTTGGGACTGGGCGACGTCAAATTTCTTGCCGCCGCGACGATCTGGGTCGGCGCGGCGGGAATTCCGACCGTGCTGCTGATCGCGGCGCTCGCGGCACTTGCTGTCGCCGGCAGCCTACAACTCGCAGGACACGAGATGAAGCGCCAGACGTCGATCCCGTTCGGTCCTTTTCTTGCGCTTGGACTTCTCCTGACGCCGGCCCTGCAGAACTGGCTGGAATTGAACTAG
- a CDS encoding alkaline phosphatase family protein, whose product MSLNYKKHWRTSTALCIASTVLVATAAYAAHYPGGHSDWDKRPHHNHQAHQEADRVKHDHDHDDKDHGGKGKTASPIKHVIILIGENRGLDHTFGVYKPKGKGQTISNLLSKGIVNEDGTPGPNFAQAQQYSVAGQPSFYIGAPAIAKSPYNATNLMPQPNTNGTPTAQSDTSPPFKTIAEASVEKDMDPADLDILTTGFSGLPTGVLDTRVPGAGGLNGPFPLQGERISDDDYTGDSTHRFYQDWQQEDCSAASATKKNNSGCLNDLFPFVMATYSASNKSMANSMGFYNAQQGQAPILKMLADRFTLSDNFHQSFHGGTGANHFMIGTGDAAFWSDGKGNPVTPPANLIANPNPVAGSVNRYTVDGNWSNCSDVFQPGVKPIVTYLNNLPYAAEPNCKPNHYYMLNNVNPGYLPNGALSGGNNVPPSSVRTIGDALIEKNISWAFYGGAFNDAVALSNAAVAANPSNPNLGAAAVADPAHALGVAYCQICNPFQYATSIMANPAVRQAHMKDTADLITAIQQNTLPAVSFGKPDGLLDGHPQSSKVDLFEAYVLNVLNALDNNPELKADTAVFITWDEAGGYWDSGYTQSIDFFGDGPRIPTLILSPYSTGGKVNHNYADHVSLLKFIERNWALEPLTHRSRDNLPNPTYSKNNEYVPTNSPALSDLFDAFDFSKPVTLSYTE is encoded by the coding sequence ATGAGTTTGAACTACAAAAAGCACTGGCGAACCAGCACCGCGCTCTGCATCGCGTCAACGGTGCTCGTCGCAACAGCCGCCTATGCCGCTCACTATCCGGGCGGGCACAGTGATTGGGACAAGCGTCCGCATCACAATCACCAGGCGCATCAGGAAGCCGATCGCGTCAAGCACGACCACGATCATGACGACAAGGATCACGGCGGCAAGGGCAAGACCGCTTCGCCGATCAAGCACGTCATCATCCTGATCGGTGAGAACCGCGGCCTCGATCACACCTTCGGTGTGTACAAGCCGAAGGGCAAGGGGCAGACCATCTCCAACCTGTTGTCGAAGGGCATCGTCAACGAGGATGGAACGCCGGGACCGAACTTCGCGCAGGCGCAGCAGTACTCGGTTGCGGGCCAGCCGTCCTTCTACATCGGCGCGCCGGCGATCGCGAAGTCGCCCTACAACGCGACCAATTTGATGCCGCAGCCGAACACCAACGGTACGCCGACCGCGCAGAGCGACACTTCGCCCCCGTTCAAGACGATCGCCGAAGCCAGCGTCGAGAAGGACATGGACCCGGCCGATCTCGACATCCTGACCACCGGCTTCAGCGGTCTGCCGACCGGTGTGCTTGATACCCGCGTTCCCGGTGCCGGCGGTCTCAACGGACCGTTCCCGCTGCAGGGCGAGCGGATCAGCGACGACGACTACACCGGCGACTCGACCCATCGCTTCTATCAGGACTGGCAGCAGGAAGATTGCAGCGCCGCCAGCGCCACCAAAAAGAACAATTCGGGCTGCCTGAACGACCTGTTCCCGTTCGTGATGGCGACCTATTCGGCGTCCAACAAGAGCATGGCCAACTCGATGGGCTTCTACAATGCCCAGCAGGGTCAGGCCCCGATCCTGAAGATGCTCGCCGATCGCTTCACGCTGAGCGACAACTTCCACCAGTCGTTCCACGGCGGCACCGGTGCGAACCACTTCATGATCGGCACCGGCGATGCGGCCTTCTGGAGCGACGGCAAGGGCAATCCGGTGACGCCGCCGGCCAACCTGATCGCCAACCCGAACCCGGTCGCGGGCTCGGTCAACCGCTACACCGTCGACGGCAATTGGAGCAACTGCTCGGACGTGTTCCAGCCCGGCGTGAAGCCGATCGTCACCTACCTCAACAATCTGCCGTACGCGGCGGAGCCGAACTGCAAGCCGAACCACTACTACATGCTCAACAACGTCAATCCGGGCTATCTGCCGAACGGCGCGCTGTCCGGCGGCAACAACGTCCCGCCGTCGTCGGTTCGTACGATCGGTGACGCTCTGATCGAGAAGAACATCAGCTGGGCGTTCTATGGTGGTGCGTTCAACGACGCCGTGGCGCTTTCCAACGCCGCGGTTGCCGCCAACCCCTCGAACCCCAACCTCGGCGCCGCCGCGGTCGCCGATCCGGCGCACGCGCTCGGTGTCGCCTACTGCCAGATCTGCAACCCGTTCCAGTATGCGACCTCGATCATGGCCAATCCGGCGGTGCGTCAGGCTCACATGAAGGACACGGCGGATCTGATCACGGCGATCCAGCAGAACACGCTGCCCGCAGTGTCGTTCGGCAAGCCGGACGGTCTGCTCGACGGTCATCCGCAGAGCTCGAAGGTTGATCTGTTCGAGGCCTATGTCCTGAACGTGCTCAACGCGCTGGACAACAATCCGGAGCTGAAGGCCGACACCGCGGTCTTCATCACCTGGGACGAAGCCGGCGGCTACTGGGACTCCGGCTACACGCAGTCGATCGACTTCTTCGGCGACGGACCGCGTATTCCGACCCTGATCCTCTCGCCCTATTCGACGGGCGGCAAGGTCAACCACAACTACGCCGACCACGTTTCGCTGCTGAAGTTCATCGAGCGCAACTGGGCTCTCGAGCCGCTCACGCACCGCAGCCGCGACAACCTGCCGAACCCGACCTACTCGAAGAACAACGAGTACGTTCCGACCAACAGCCCGGCACTGTCTGACCTGTTCGACGCGTTCGACTTCAGCAAGCCGGTCACGTTGTCCTACACCGAGTGA
- a CDS encoding EfeM/EfeO family lipoprotein, producing the protein MHKMRVAACLALLAASAGVRAANAGALEDGAERYRPYLIEGVASALEGARALRERAAAADLPGARKAWLSARAGWERSEVFTAGFVPELDAQIDAWPNADSGFHAIEAKLFGAGSTDVATDATGLVEHLNDLHGKLKDIKLTPQGLLDGTVRLAYEVGESKADGGESRISGTSLDDMRNNIAGIDFAYHTIFSAALNTVDGKLDEMVTNRIEQLEAIVATPDLPHVNIADLRQTSEELVVALQSASAKLGLQRPTLEAQAR; encoded by the coding sequence ATGCACAAGATGCGAGTGGCGGCGTGCCTTGCTTTGCTGGCAGCGTCGGCAGGCGTGCGCGCCGCGAACGCGGGCGCTCTCGAGGACGGCGCCGAGCGCTATCGGCCGTATCTGATCGAGGGCGTTGCCAGCGCGCTGGAAGGTGCGCGCGCCTTGCGCGAGCGCGCCGCTGCGGCGGATTTGCCCGGTGCACGGAAGGCCTGGCTGTCGGCGCGCGCCGGCTGGGAGCGCTCGGAGGTGTTTACCGCAGGCTTCGTCCCAGAGCTCGATGCGCAGATCGACGCCTGGCCGAACGCGGACAGCGGGTTTCACGCCATCGAGGCGAAACTGTTCGGGGCGGGTAGTACCGACGTCGCTACCGATGCAACTGGTCTTGTCGAGCACCTGAACGATCTTCACGGCAAGCTCAAGGATATCAAGCTGACGCCGCAAGGCCTCCTGGATGGCACCGTGCGGCTCGCTTACGAAGTCGGCGAAAGCAAAGCTGATGGCGGCGAGTCGCGCATCAGCGGCACCTCGCTGGACGATATGCGCAACAACATCGCCGGCATCGACTTCGCCTATCACACGATTTTCTCCGCTGCACTCAATACGGTCGACGGTAAGCTCGACGAGATGGTGACGAACCGGATCGAGCAGCTCGAGGCGATCGTCGCCACGCCCGACCTGCCGCATGTCAATATCGCCGATCTGCGCCAGACCAGCGAGGAACTGGTCGTCGCGTTGCAGAGCGCCTCGGCAAAGCTCGGGCTGCAGCGCCCGACGCTGGAGGCGCAGGCGCGATGA
- a CDS encoding cytochrome c peroxidase: protein MRSLHLRPAPLLSAVIALALLGRAAAFPVDGDKTVLPVATELNEDALDKPREVFQSERTGAKSYLVNLGDLAFNSPGLLGEVARQADVSCGTCHVNGANNAKFFMPKMSSRPGTFDTTGALFNPKANNLAFDPVRIPSLRGARYLAPYGADGRFASLRDFVHNVITSEFAGPEPSPATLDAIVAYLHDIDFLPNPSLGPAGRLAGKITDAERRGEALFAKPFPHDPALSCAGCHVPSSGFVDHQQHDVGSGGLFKTPTLRNADFNAPYFHDGRFDNFNQVVDYFDRTFQLDLSAQDKGDLVAYLTAVGDGVQPYERDGAGATLKEINDFSTVLATAIPAGDKDIVALAVDTIGRELRELTEQYPDRKNTSVSGGEQQRVLARSGLKELVLTLRRIEMAVAAGRNADAAAEFRNYRNLMAAAVPALLASAEPWSLFNQDVHDQHYAALREVMRSRHIPH, encoded by the coding sequence ATGAGATCGCTTCACCTGCGTCCGGCTCCGCTGCTCTCCGCGGTCATCGCCCTTGCGCTGCTCGGGCGCGCGGCGGCGTTTCCGGTCGATGGCGACAAGACCGTGCTGCCGGTTGCGACCGAGCTGAACGAGGATGCGCTCGACAAGCCGCGCGAGGTGTTCCAGTCCGAGCGGACCGGAGCCAAGTCGTATCTGGTGAATCTCGGCGATCTCGCCTTCAATTCGCCGGGGCTGCTCGGCGAGGTGGCGCGGCAGGCCGACGTGAGCTGCGGCACCTGCCACGTCAATGGTGCGAACAACGCCAAATTCTTCATGCCGAAGATGTCGAGCCGGCCCGGCACGTTCGACACCACGGGGGCGCTGTTCAATCCGAAGGCCAACAACCTGGCGTTCGATCCGGTGCGGATTCCGAGCCTGCGCGGCGCCCGTTATCTTGCACCCTACGGCGCCGATGGCCGGTTCGCCTCGCTGCGTGACTTCGTCCATAACGTCATCACCAGCGAGTTCGCAGGTCCCGAGCCGTCGCCGGCCACGCTCGATGCAATCGTGGCCTATCTTCACGACATCGATTTCCTGCCCAATCCGAGCCTCGGTCCCGCCGGGCGGCTGGCCGGCAAGATCACCGACGCGGAGCGCCGCGGCGAAGCGCTGTTCGCGAAGCCGTTCCCGCACGATCCCGCGCTGAGCTGCGCGGGGTGCCACGTGCCATCGTCCGGCTTTGTCGATCACCAGCAGCATGATGTCGGCTCGGGCGGCCTGTTCAAGACGCCGACCCTGCGCAACGCCGACTTCAACGCGCCATATTTCCACGATGGGCGCTTCGACAATTTCAACCAGGTCGTCGATTATTTCGACCGGACCTTTCAGCTCGACCTCTCGGCGCAGGACAAGGGCGATCTCGTTGCCTATCTCACGGCCGTCGGCGACGGCGTGCAGCCCTATGAACGCGACGGCGCCGGTGCAACGCTGAAGGAGATCAACGATTTCTCGACGGTGCTCGCGACCGCGATTCCCGCCGGCGACAAGGACATCGTCGCGCTTGCAGTCGATACGATCGGCCGCGAGCTGCGCGAGTTGACCGAGCAATATCCCGATCGCAAGAACACCAGCGTGTCCGGCGGCGAGCAGCAGCGCGTGCTTGCGCGCAGCGGGCTGAAGGAGCTCGTGCTCACGCTGCGGCGAATCGAGATGGCCGTTGCCGCGGGGCGCAACGCGGATGCTGCGGCCGAGTTCAGGAATTATCGCAATCTGATGGCTGCTGCGGTGCCTGCGTTACTGGCGAGCGCCGAGCCATGGTCGTTGTTCAATCAAGATGTGCATGATCAGCATTACGCCGCGCTTCGCGAGGTGATGCGCTCCAGGCACATCCCGCATTGA